A DNA window from Daucus carota subsp. sativus chromosome 3, DH1 v3.0, whole genome shotgun sequence contains the following coding sequences:
- the LOC108211140 gene encoding putative F-box/FBD/LRR-repeat protein At4g03220 isoform X2: MATHKKARQPDWEATALDRISNLPINILHLILERLPLLDAARTTTLSKTWRTLWASQAELVFDDVFFQHLVSKKDKQASEVSLTISHILLVHSGSIWKFHLYIPKTLPLLHTDLWIRNISNSGVKKLELFNKPPSAYKMPSYLFSCSELTDLTLDNCILSPPLGFGGFCNLINARLFDVKIAANMSFGAQLETLDMKFCTGFRYLRGQFGCGNNIRKLTISYCVDIDWQWFKYTRNVETLCLKSGNWFRRVINLDSLVCKMPKIQVLLLNGIPKSVKPGASVFKRLRIMDKLIFLQLSVGFYDLVQTQSVICLLRSSPNLQNLRIRLKPEVKFVDGTGSLTVSTVE, encoded by the exons ATGGCAACACATAAGAAAGCAAGACAACCTGATTGGGAAGCCACTGCGCTGGATAGAATTAGCAACTTACCCATTAACATATTACACCTCATTCTAGAACGTTTGCCGTTGCTCGATGCAGCAAGAACTACTACACTGTCAAAAACTTGGAGGACTCTATGGGCATCACAGGCTGAACTAGTTTTTGATGATGTATTTTTTCAGCATCTTGTTTCTAAGAAAGACAAACAAGCATCTGAAGTTTCATTAACCATAAGTCATATTCTGTTGGTTCATAGTGGATCTATATGGAAGTTCCATCTTTACATTCCGAAAACTCTGCCCCTGCTGCATACAGATTTGTGGATTAGAAACATATCTAACAGCGGGGTTAAGAAATTGGAGCTTTTTAATAAACCACCTAGTGCCTACAAAATGCCTTCTTATCTGTTTTCCTGTTCAGAGTTAACTGATTTGACGCTTGATAACTGTATACTCAGTCCACCCCTTGGATTTGGAGGCTTCTGTAATCTCATCAATGCTAGACTCTTCGATGTCAAAATTGCTGCTAACATGTCATTCGGTGCTCAACTCGAAACACTGGATATGAAATTTTGCACTGGATTTAGGTATTTGAGAGGCCAATTTGGCTGTGGTAACAATATCAGGAAGTTGACGATCAGTTATTGTGTAGATATCGATTGGCAGTGGTTTAAATACACCAGGAACGTTGAAACTCTTTGTTTAAAGTCTGGAAATTGGTTTCGAAGAGTGATTAATCTTGACAGCTTAGTTTGCAAGATGCCCAAAATCCAAGTTCTTCTCCTTAATGGTATTCCCAag TCTGTGAAACCAGGTGCATCTGTTTTTAAGAGGCTTAGAATAATGGATAAGTTGATCTTTCTACAACTTTCTGTTGGATTTTATGATCTGGTTCAGACTCAGTCTGTTATTTGCTTGCTTAGAAGCTCGCCCAATCTGCAAAATCTTCGTATAAGGCTG aaACCTGAAGTAAAGTTTGTAGATGGTACGGGATCATTGACAGTAAGCACGGTTGAATAG
- the LOC108211140 gene encoding F-box/FBD/LRR-repeat protein At1g13570-like isoform X1, which produces MATHKKARQPDWEATALDRISNLPINILHLILERLPLLDAARTTTLSKTWRTLWASQAELVFDDVFFQHLVSKKDKQASEVSLTISHILLVHSGSIWKFHLYIPKTLPLLHTDLWIRNISNSGVKKLELFNKPPSAYKMPSYLFSCSELTDLTLDNCILSPPLGFGGFCNLINARLFDVKIAANMSFGAQLETLDMKFCTGFRYLRGQFGCGNNIRKLTISYCVDIDWQWFKYTRNVETLCLKSGNWFRRVINLDSLVCKMPKIQVLLLNGIPKSVKPGASVFKRLRIMDKLIFLQLSVGFYDLVQTQSVICLLRSSPNLQNLRIRLGTVGSRSELHFIKLLLASSPSLVWMKISKRNTIRDPREELRILGEVTQLPRASTIARIIWN; this is translated from the exons ATGGCAACACATAAGAAAGCAAGACAACCTGATTGGGAAGCCACTGCGCTGGATAGAATTAGCAACTTACCCATTAACATATTACACCTCATTCTAGAACGTTTGCCGTTGCTCGATGCAGCAAGAACTACTACACTGTCAAAAACTTGGAGGACTCTATGGGCATCACAGGCTGAACTAGTTTTTGATGATGTATTTTTTCAGCATCTTGTTTCTAAGAAAGACAAACAAGCATCTGAAGTTTCATTAACCATAAGTCATATTCTGTTGGTTCATAGTGGATCTATATGGAAGTTCCATCTTTACATTCCGAAAACTCTGCCCCTGCTGCATACAGATTTGTGGATTAGAAACATATCTAACAGCGGGGTTAAGAAATTGGAGCTTTTTAATAAACCACCTAGTGCCTACAAAATGCCTTCTTATCTGTTTTCCTGTTCAGAGTTAACTGATTTGACGCTTGATAACTGTATACTCAGTCCACCCCTTGGATTTGGAGGCTTCTGTAATCTCATCAATGCTAGACTCTTCGATGTCAAAATTGCTGCTAACATGTCATTCGGTGCTCAACTCGAAACACTGGATATGAAATTTTGCACTGGATTTAGGTATTTGAGAGGCCAATTTGGCTGTGGTAACAATATCAGGAAGTTGACGATCAGTTATTGTGTAGATATCGATTGGCAGTGGTTTAAATACACCAGGAACGTTGAAACTCTTTGTTTAAAGTCTGGAAATTGGTTTCGAAGAGTGATTAATCTTGACAGCTTAGTTTGCAAGATGCCCAAAATCCAAGTTCTTCTCCTTAATGGTATTCCCAag TCTGTGAAACCAGGTGCATCTGTTTTTAAGAGGCTTAGAATAATGGATAAGTTGATCTTTCTACAACTTTCTGTTGGATTTTATGATCTGGTTCAGACTCAGTCTGTTATTTGCTTGCTTAGAAGCTCGCCCAATCTGCAAAATCTTCGTATAAGGCTG GGAACAGTGGGTTCGAGGTCTGAGCTTCACTTTATAAAGCTTTTGCTTGCATCTTCCCCTTCGCTTGTATGGATGAAGATTTCTAAAAGAAACACGATTCGTGATCCTAGAGAAGAGTTGAGGATTCTAGGAGAGGTAACGCAGCTTCCTAGAGCATCGACAATTGCAAGGATAATATGGAACTGA
- the LOC108211140 gene encoding putative F-box/FBD/LRR-repeat protein At4g03220 isoform X3, with the protein MATHKKARQPDWEATALDRISNLPINILHLILERLPLLDAARTTTLSKTWRTLWASQAELVFDDVFFQHLVSKKDKQASEVSLTISHILLVHSGSIWKFHLYIPKTLPLLHTDLWIRNISNSGVKKLELFNKPPSAYKMPSYLFSCSELTDLTLDNCILSPPLGFGGFCNLINARLFDVKIAANMSFGAQLETLDMKFCTGFRYLRGQFGCGNNIRKLTISYCVDIDWQWFKYTRNVETLCLKSGNWFRRVINLDSLVCKMPKIQVLLLNGIPKSVKPGASVFKRLRIMDKLIFLQLSVGFYDLVQTQSVICLLRSSPNLQNLRIRL; encoded by the exons ATGGCAACACATAAGAAAGCAAGACAACCTGATTGGGAAGCCACTGCGCTGGATAGAATTAGCAACTTACCCATTAACATATTACACCTCATTCTAGAACGTTTGCCGTTGCTCGATGCAGCAAGAACTACTACACTGTCAAAAACTTGGAGGACTCTATGGGCATCACAGGCTGAACTAGTTTTTGATGATGTATTTTTTCAGCATCTTGTTTCTAAGAAAGACAAACAAGCATCTGAAGTTTCATTAACCATAAGTCATATTCTGTTGGTTCATAGTGGATCTATATGGAAGTTCCATCTTTACATTCCGAAAACTCTGCCCCTGCTGCATACAGATTTGTGGATTAGAAACATATCTAACAGCGGGGTTAAGAAATTGGAGCTTTTTAATAAACCACCTAGTGCCTACAAAATGCCTTCTTATCTGTTTTCCTGTTCAGAGTTAACTGATTTGACGCTTGATAACTGTATACTCAGTCCACCCCTTGGATTTGGAGGCTTCTGTAATCTCATCAATGCTAGACTCTTCGATGTCAAAATTGCTGCTAACATGTCATTCGGTGCTCAACTCGAAACACTGGATATGAAATTTTGCACTGGATTTAGGTATTTGAGAGGCCAATTTGGCTGTGGTAACAATATCAGGAAGTTGACGATCAGTTATTGTGTAGATATCGATTGGCAGTGGTTTAAATACACCAGGAACGTTGAAACTCTTTGTTTAAAGTCTGGAAATTGGTTTCGAAGAGTGATTAATCTTGACAGCTTAGTTTGCAAGATGCCCAAAATCCAAGTTCTTCTCCTTAATGGTATTCCCAag TCTGTGAAACCAGGTGCATCTGTTTTTAAGAGGCTTAGAATAATGGATAAGTTGATCTTTCTACAACTTTCTGTTGGATTTTATGATCTGGTTCAGACTCAGTCTGTTATTTGCTTGCTTAGAAGCTCGCCCAATCTGCAAAATCTTCGTATAAGGCTG TGA